A region from the Pirellulaceae bacterium genome encodes:
- a CDS encoding glycosyltransferase family 9 protein, protein MQISYADPHHPRFLITRLSAVGDCIHSMPIIGALRRQFPGAFIAWATQGLPATLLRDYPDLDRVITVDRNWLKSFHQIKNMRRTLHELQFDVSIDPQSLTKSAMLGWLSGARCRIGFDRPQGRELSLLLNNVRFASTLPHVVDKYLELLRPLGIEQPSSPKFEMAEWQHEKVDQFLHDTHLSGEFAVINPGAGWDSKLWPAKRFGLVAKHLGRVHRLPSVIVWAGDREQILAREIAEHSGGHGLIAPSTTLPELTTLMRYSKLCVAADTGPLHLAAAVDTRCVGLYGPTLPSECGPYGPQHVSVQTCYQDGNGRQRRGADNEAMCAIRVSQVTDACDRLLVKSQAA, encoded by the coding sequence ATGCAAATCTCGTACGCCGACCCCCATCACCCTCGATTCTTGATCACTCGATTAAGTGCTGTCGGTGACTGCATCCACTCTATGCCGATTATCGGCGCATTGCGGCGGCAGTTTCCCGGGGCGTTCATCGCCTGGGCGACACAAGGTTTGCCAGCAACCCTCCTCCGAGATTATCCCGACTTGGACCGCGTCATTACGGTCGACCGAAACTGGCTCAAATCATTCCATCAAATTAAAAACATGCGGCGAACGCTGCATGAGTTGCAATTTGATGTGTCAATCGATCCACAATCGCTTACGAAAAGTGCCATGCTCGGCTGGCTCAGCGGAGCCCGTTGTCGAATCGGCTTCGATCGCCCGCAGGGGCGTGAGCTGAGCCTGCTCTTGAACAACGTTCGGTTTGCCAGCACGTTGCCCCATGTTGTCGACAAATACCTGGAGTTATTGAGACCCTTGGGGATCGAGCAACCTTCATCCCCAAAATTCGAGATGGCTGAATGGCAGCACGAAAAGGTCGATCAGTTCCTGCACGACACCCATCTGAGCGGTGAGTTTGCAGTCATCAATCCTGGAGCAGGCTGGGACTCTAAACTGTGGCCCGCGAAGCGTTTTGGACTCGTCGCTAAGCATTTAGGACGCGTTCATCGTCTACCTTCGGTGATCGTGTGGGCAGGTGATCGAGAACAAATTTTGGCCCGAGAAATCGCTGAACACTCCGGCGGGCATGGGTTGATCGCTCCGTCCACAACGCTTCCCGAATTGACCACGCTGATGCGTTATTCAAAACTCTGCGTCGCCGCAGATACGGGGCCACTCCATCTGGCCGCAGCCGTCGACACGCGTTGTGTCGGACTCTACGGCCCAACGCTGCCAAGTGAATGTGGACCTTATGGACCTCAGCATGTAAGCGTGCAGACCTGCTACCAGGACGGAAATGGGCGCCAGCGCCGCGGAGCCGACAACGAAGCAATGTGCGCCATTCGTGTGTCACAAGTTACTGACGCCTGCGATCGGCTCCTGGTGAAATCTCAAGCCGCCTAG
- a CDS encoding DUF1553 domain-containing protein: protein MRTFYIAFSLPVFGLAVAAATAGEIDFNRDIRPILSDNCFRCHGPDESERQANYRLDVKAVAFGELEGGGRGIVAGDRAASKLLARITTGDTDQQMPPPDSGKVLTRAQIELLHRWIESGATWEEHWSFVAPVRPPLPDIGRSEWTRNPIDSYVLAQIESAGESPSREADQRALIRRLTFDLTGLPPTPSEVNTFLQNSAPDAYERLVDRLLDSPRYGEHQARYWMDAARYGDTHGLHLDNERSIWPYRDWVIDAFNQNMSFDQFTVEQLAGDLLPDATLAQRVATGFNRCNVSTSEGGSIDQEYLVRYATDRVETTATVWMGLTAGCAACHDHKFDPLTQREFYQLFAFFFSQTERAMDGNALLPPPSVKTASITQRVKLKRLEQLRNETRGELKKLRDESDKHLAAWADEYRKSAEMPSLPEGAIVRATFDENEGDRVDLGQDRSGQIVGTVIWDAGKQNSGLRFDGNTHVDLGDVAAFDKGDAFSGGAWIYPTGKGALTLLSRMADDKAFQGYDIYLGNNQVFVHLIHHWEKDAIRVNTKRKLTLSSWQHVFVTYDGSGTAAGVHVYVDGQEEELQVTHDRLRGSISTDATLKIGRRTPSAPFQGIVDEVRIYPRVLTDSEIEALVGANPLVELLAETESDWSSSERQQLLDRFLKRREANYRELADGERQQADQIRRIESSFASTLVMQEMSKPRAAHLLIRGQYDQPGESVGPGVPAILPAMSAAMRSNRLGLARWLTSPTHPLTARVTVNRIWQQHFGIGLVKTTEDFGSQGQWPSHPELLDWLAVELVDSGWDVKAMHRQIVNSATYRQASIASSAAYRRDPENRLLARGPRFRMDAEMIRDNALAISGLLVEQTGGKSVKPYQPLGLWKAVGYTSSNTAQFKASEGASLYRRSLYSFWKRTSPPPGMQIFDAPSREVCTVRRPRTNTPAAALVLMNDPQYVEAARELAGRMITVAGSDVERIRYGLLLVASRPPAADEVQVLQQMLVRYREKYEQDPEAAKQLVSVGASNYDKAIAVNELAAWTLIASTLLNLDETITK, encoded by the coding sequence ATGCGGACATTCTACATCGCGTTTTCACTTCCTGTTTTTGGGTTGGCTGTTGCGGCCGCGACGGCCGGTGAGATCGACTTCAATCGAGACATTCGTCCAATTCTTTCTGACAACTGTTTTCGCTGTCATGGCCCGGACGAGAGTGAACGGCAGGCGAATTATCGTTTGGACGTGAAAGCGGTGGCTTTTGGCGAACTCGAAGGAGGTGGTCGAGGCATCGTCGCGGGCGATAGGGCAGCGAGTAAGTTACTGGCGCGAATCACGACCGGGGATACCGACCAGCAGATGCCCCCGCCCGATTCGGGCAAGGTTTTGACAAGGGCGCAAATTGAGCTTTTGCATCGTTGGATCGAATCGGGTGCAACTTGGGAAGAGCATTGGTCATTCGTTGCCCCCGTGCGACCCCCACTGCCAGATATCGGTCGCTCGGAATGGACTCGCAACCCGATTGATAGCTACGTGCTGGCGCAAATCGAATCGGCTGGCGAGTCGCCAAGTAGGGAAGCGGATCAACGGGCGTTGATTCGGCGGCTGACATTTGACCTAACGGGCCTCCCGCCGACCCCAAGTGAAGTCAACACGTTTCTGCAGAATTCGGCGCCTGATGCTTACGAAAGACTAGTTGATCGTTTGCTGGACTCGCCCCGATATGGCGAACACCAGGCGCGATATTGGATGGATGCTGCGAGATACGGGGATACCCATGGATTGCACCTCGACAATGAACGTTCGATTTGGCCCTATCGTGATTGGGTGATTGATGCGTTCAACCAGAACATGAGTTTTGATCAATTCACGGTTGAACAATTGGCGGGGGATTTGCTGCCGGATGCGACTTTGGCTCAACGCGTGGCAACCGGTTTCAACCGTTGCAATGTATCAACCAGCGAGGGCGGATCGATTGATCAGGAATACCTGGTGCGTTACGCCACCGATCGTGTGGAAACGACGGCCACGGTATGGATGGGGCTCACCGCAGGGTGTGCGGCGTGCCACGATCACAAATTCGATCCATTGACTCAGCGAGAATTTTATCAGCTGTTCGCTTTTTTCTTTAGTCAGACCGAGCGCGCGATGGATGGAAATGCTCTTTTACCGCCGCCATCGGTTAAGACTGCATCGATTACGCAACGAGTAAAGTTGAAGCGACTTGAGCAACTCCGCAACGAAACGCGCGGGGAACTTAAAAAGCTGCGGGACGAGTCAGACAAACATCTGGCGGCCTGGGCGGATGAATACCGGAAATCTGCGGAGATGCCATCGCTCCCCGAGGGTGCGATCGTACGGGCTACTTTCGATGAAAACGAGGGCGATCGCGTCGACCTTGGTCAAGACCGTTCAGGCCAGATTGTCGGTACGGTAATCTGGGATGCTGGCAAGCAGAATTCGGGGTTGCGATTTGACGGCAACACACATGTTGACCTGGGCGATGTGGCCGCCTTTGACAAGGGAGATGCGTTTTCCGGCGGAGCATGGATCTATCCGACTGGCAAGGGCGCGTTGACGCTACTTTCTCGAATGGCGGATGACAAGGCGTTTCAAGGCTACGACATTTATCTTGGCAACAACCAAGTCTTTGTTCATTTGATCCATCATTGGGAAAAAGATGCGATTCGCGTTAACACCAAGCGCAAACTCACGCTCTCGTCCTGGCAGCATGTGTTCGTGACCTACGACGGTTCGGGAACGGCTGCCGGAGTCCACGTTTATGTGGATGGTCAGGAAGAGGAATTGCAGGTGACCCACGATCGCTTGCGAGGTTCGATTTCGACGGATGCGACCTTGAAGATTGGTCGTCGAACACCCTCGGCTCCCTTTCAAGGTATCGTCGACGAGGTTCGGATTTATCCGCGAGTGCTTACGGACTCGGAGATAGAGGCTTTAGTCGGAGCAAATCCGCTGGTGGAGCTTCTTGCTGAAACCGAGAGCGACTGGAGTTCATCGGAGCGGCAGCAATTGTTGGATCGTTTCCTCAAGCGACGCGAGGCAAATTACCGCGAATTAGCTGATGGGGAACGACAACAGGCCGATCAGATACGTCGGATCGAAAGTTCATTTGCCAGCACGCTTGTGATGCAAGAGATGAGCAAGCCGCGTGCGGCGCATCTGTTGATTCGCGGGCAGTATGATCAGCCAGGGGAATCTGTTGGACCGGGGGTGCCAGCCATTTTGCCGGCGATGTCGGCTGCCATGCGGTCGAATCGACTTGGGTTGGCTCGCTGGCTGACGTCACCCACCCATCCGCTCACCGCTCGGGTTACGGTGAACCGGATTTGGCAGCAACATTTTGGCATCGGCTTGGTGAAGACGACGGAGGATTTTGGCTCCCAAGGACAATGGCCGTCACATCCTGAATTGTTGGACTGGTTGGCCGTGGAGTTGGTTGATTCGGGATGGGACGTCAAGGCCATGCACCGCCAGATCGTGAATTCCGCCACGTATCGACAAGCATCGATCGCCTCCTCAGCCGCTTATCGGCGAGATCCAGAAAATCGTCTGCTGGCTCGAGGCCCACGATTTCGGATGGATGCAGAAATGATTCGCGACAACGCGCTGGCAATCAGCGGTTTGTTAGTTGAGCAGACCGGTGGAAAGAGCGTCAAACCGTATCAGCCTCTCGGACTTTGGAAGGCAGTGGGTTATACCTCGAGTAATACGGCTCAATTTAAAGCGAGTGAAGGAGCTTCGCTCTATCGCCGCAGCCTCTATTCGTTTTGGAAGCGTACTTCTCCGCCGCCCGGTATGCAGATTTTCGATGCACCTTCGCGCGAGGTGTGCACGGTACGCCGTCCTCGCACGAATACACCTGCTGCCGCACTCGTGTTGATGAACGATCCGCAGTACGTCGAAGCTGCGCGTGAACTCGCGGGTCGGATGATCACGGTGGCGGGGTCCGACGTGGAACGGATACGTTATGGACTGCTGCTCGTGGCGTCGAGGCCGCCCGCGGCGGACGAGGTGCAGGTGTTGCAGCAGATGCTCGTGAGATATCGTGAAAAGTATGAACAAGATCCGGAGGCCGCCAAGCAGCTAGTCTCTGTGGGAGCATCCAACTATGACAAGGCGATCGCGGTCAACGAGCTGGCCGCCTGGACGCTGATTGCCAGCACCTTGTTGAATTTAGACGAGACGATCACCAAGTAG
- a CDS encoding DUF4254 domain-containing protein → MLDVKRVNKLHAETVERWHHESIENSYDGVWSIICKQHSFNFLLWHEEDIARSQDVSDKRIAEVKRAIDGYNQQRNDWIEKIDDWLTGYLAESRIAPAVSAPLNTETPGSVIDRLSIQSLRVYHLREQLERTDVDQSHIDSVEQKIAKCLLQHHDLSNSLQELLNDIQAGKKRHNTYRQFKMYNDPTLNPQLYKRAG, encoded by the coding sequence ATGCTTGATGTGAAACGGGTTAACAAATTGCATGCCGAAACGGTCGAACGATGGCATCACGAGTCGATTGAGAACTCGTACGATGGTGTTTGGTCGATCATCTGCAAGCAACACAGTTTCAATTTCCTGCTTTGGCACGAGGAAGATATCGCGAGAAGCCAGGATGTATCCGACAAGCGAATTGCGGAAGTGAAGCGTGCCATTGATGGTTACAACCAGCAGCGCAACGACTGGATCGAAAAAATTGACGACTGGTTGACCGGTTATTTGGCCGAATCACGAATTGCCCCAGCCGTTTCGGCTCCACTGAATACCGAGACACCAGGCAGCGTCATTGATCGCTTATCGATTCAATCGTTACGCGTTTATCACTTACGTGAGCAACTTGAGCGCACGGATGTCGATCAATCGCACATCGATTCGGTCGAACAAAAGATTGCCAAGTGTTTGCTGCAGCATCACGACCTGTCGAATTCCCTTCAGGAATTGTTGAACGACATCCAAGCAGGTAAGAAGCGTCACAACACTTATCGACAATTCAAAATGTACAATGATCCCACGTTGAACCCGCAGTTGTACAAGCGTGCCGGTTGA
- a CDS encoding VCBS repeat-containing protein — MPKHPHDLDQDNIEQNSTTGAISGRIALCCFILLALPLILYCVWSIPHDSSVAVGIDEAAEAVATPVVSASPTVDEGRPVEKTRTDPVSVRAPGSTQESYVAPLADAYRRLDPTADGWQTEALHESAGKQLKQLTRLFEQDLDNSILKRLVDDKFVCSALHSDSLREVFQDNTLRVQRGDPLDKLSSAAGTFRGREGLREAVDGLRQLYTGGKIERIKLKPFRITSDGNLATTTVDFQSVGATAEGRLQINAKWKLDWSTEGDDLPRLLTIRLEEYETVLHQGQGKRMFSDCTAAVLGDTVAYEQHFLRSTDYWRSRLSRNLGLDVVANHGIAIGDVNGDQLEDLYVCQQGGLPNRLFIQNSDGTLRDVSGESGTDWLDYCASALLVDFDNDGDRDLIVAQEWRILFMSNDGSGQFQLEFGTSNEAQSFSLSAADFDLDGDLDIYICGYNPTTSTLRRGVMGEPMPYHDANNGGQNILLRNDGNWFFTDVTSDVGLHQNNTRFSFAAAWEDYDNDGDPDLYVANDYGRNNFYQNDQGKFVDAASDLDVEDMSAGMSASWADVNRDGRMDLYVSNMFSAAGNRITYQRQFKTGANPNVREQFQRHARGNTLFLNQPNGFQDVSEQAAVTMGRWAWGSRFADLNGDGWEDLIVANGFISTEDTGDL; from the coding sequence ATGCCGAAGCATCCCCACGACCTCGATCAAGACAATATCGAGCAAAACTCGACGACTGGCGCGATTTCAGGTCGGATCGCCCTTTGCTGTTTCATTTTGCTCGCGCTGCCCTTGATCCTCTATTGCGTTTGGAGCATCCCGCATGACTCATCCGTCGCGGTTGGAATCGATGAGGCGGCTGAAGCAGTCGCTACCCCGGTGGTGAGCGCGTCTCCCACGGTTGATGAAGGTCGTCCCGTGGAGAAGACGCGAACTGACCCGGTCAGCGTTCGGGCGCCGGGATCCACCCAGGAATCTTACGTGGCGCCGCTAGCCGATGCCTATCGCCGACTTGACCCGACGGCCGATGGTTGGCAGACGGAGGCCTTGCATGAATCCGCTGGCAAGCAATTAAAACAATTGACTCGATTGTTTGAGCAGGACCTGGACAACTCAATTCTAAAACGACTCGTGGATGACAAATTCGTTTGCTCGGCATTACATAGCGACTCGCTGCGGGAAGTTTTCCAAGACAACACGCTGCGCGTACAGCGTGGGGACCCACTCGACAAGTTAAGTTCTGCGGCGGGCACATTTCGTGGGCGCGAGGGACTGCGTGAAGCAGTCGACGGACTCCGACAGTTATATACAGGCGGCAAGATTGAACGGATCAAGTTAAAACCGTTTCGGATTACATCGGACGGCAATCTGGCAACCACAACCGTTGATTTTCAATCCGTTGGCGCAACCGCCGAAGGCCGATTACAAATCAACGCCAAATGGAAACTTGATTGGTCAACGGAAGGCGATGATCTCCCAAGACTGCTCACGATCAGACTCGAAGAATACGAAACGGTCCTGCACCAGGGTCAGGGAAAACGGATGTTTTCGGATTGCACTGCCGCGGTACTCGGCGACACGGTCGCGTATGAGCAGCATTTCCTGAGATCGACCGACTACTGGCGGAGTCGACTTTCTCGAAATCTCGGACTCGACGTCGTCGCAAATCACGGCATCGCCATTGGCGACGTGAATGGTGATCAGCTAGAAGATCTATACGTTTGCCAACAAGGTGGTCTGCCGAACCGATTGTTTATTCAAAACAGCGACGGCACGCTGCGGGACGTAAGCGGCGAGAGCGGAACCGATTGGCTGGATTATTGTGCAAGTGCGTTGTTGGTCGACTTTGATAATGACGGAGACCGCGACCTGATCGTTGCCCAGGAATGGCGAATCCTGTTCATGTCAAACGACGGCAGCGGTCAGTTTCAACTAGAATTCGGCACCAGCAACGAAGCCCAATCGTTCTCACTTTCGGCAGCCGACTTCGATCTGGACGGTGACCTCGACATCTACATTTGCGGCTATAACCCCACCACATCGACACTGCGGCGTGGTGTAATGGGCGAACCCATGCCGTACCACGATGCAAACAACGGGGGCCAAAACATTCTGCTACGCAACGATGGCAACTGGTTTTTCACGGACGTGACCTCAGACGTTGGCCTCCACCAAAACAATACCCGATTCAGTTTCGCTGCTGCCTGGGAAGACTACGACAATGATGGTGATCCTGACCTTTACGTAGCGAACGATTACGGCCGAAACAACTTCTATCAAAACGACCAAGGCAAGTTCGTCGACGCAGCGTCCGATCTGGACGTGGAAGACATGTCCGCCGGCATGTCAGCGAGTTGGGCTGACGTCAATCGCGACGGTCGGATGGATCTCTATGTTTCCAACATGTTCTCCGCCGCCGGAAACCGCATTACCTATCAGCGGCAATTTAAAACCGGAGCGAACCCCAACGTACGCGAGCAATTCCAACGGCATGCGCGTGGCAATACCTTATTTCTCAACCAGCCGAATGGTTTCCAAGACGTGAGCGAACAGGCAGCGGTCACCATGGGGCGTTGGGCATGGGGATCGCGATTTGCGGACCTCAACGGAGACGGCTGGGAGGACTTGATCGTGGCGAACGGTTTTATTAGCACCGAAGACACGGGGGATTTGTGA
- a CDS encoding ribonuclease H-like domain-containing protein, translating to MLSDDVRARLEKLNRTSLPDQAPHSVESEVQGVESELGSPPKGQRVNTPWGPHWLIQQPLQQLWPQGPELIAGTLATETPSIQGEHDELDRLQHAFPHHTILLDLETCGFAGSIIFLAGVMHPQNGELVLSQLWARDYSEEKALLHSLWTLVHRAQLLITFNGKSFDWPQVQDRSTLHHLGQKIDGLAPSHSPPGYPGSPLEPIYLSPNSNRPIIPHFDLLHHARRRWKSQLPNCKLQTLERYICGRKRVDDIPGRDIPQAYHDYVRTGRDHQTKSILHHNALDLVTLLQLSLTFIGQQLQAVSSRAAS from the coding sequence ATGCTCTCAGACGACGTACGAGCTCGACTCGAAAAACTGAACCGCACCAGCTTACCGGATCAAGCTCCGCACTCTGTCGAATCTGAGGTGCAGGGTGTCGAATCTGAACTGGGGTCGCCACCAAAGGGCCAACGGGTCAATACCCCGTGGGGCCCTCATTGGTTGATTCAACAACCGTTGCAACAACTTTGGCCCCAGGGTCCCGAGCTCATTGCGGGAACACTGGCGACTGAAACTCCATCGATTCAAGGAGAACACGACGAGCTCGACCGTTTGCAACACGCTTTTCCTCATCATACGATCCTGTTGGATCTCGAAACATGTGGCTTCGCCGGATCGATCATTTTCCTGGCCGGCGTGATGCACCCACAAAACGGTGAACTCGTGCTCTCTCAACTCTGGGCACGGGACTACTCTGAAGAAAAAGCGCTGTTGCACAGCCTTTGGACGCTTGTTCATCGCGCACAACTGTTGATCACATTCAACGGTAAAAGCTTCGATTGGCCGCAAGTCCAAGACCGCAGCACGTTACATCACTTAGGCCAAAAAATCGACGGCCTTGCCCCGAGCCATTCGCCACCTGGATATCCCGGCTCACCCCTCGAGCCAATCTACCTCAGCCCCAATTCGAATCGCCCGATCATCCCCCATTTTGATCTCCTCCATCACGCCCGCCGCCGGTGGAAATCGCAACTGCCAAATTGCAAATTGCAGACGCTTGAACGCTATATTTGTGGTCGCAAGCGGGTTGACGATATTCCAGGCCGAGACATACCGCAGGCCTACCACGATTATGTTCGAACGGGACGCGACCATCAGACCAAATCGATTCTGCATCACAATGCACTCGATCTCGTCACGTTGCTCCAATTGTCGCTTACTTTCATCGGCCAGCAACTCCAGGCTGTGTCTTCAAGAGCTGCGTCCTGA
- a CDS encoding DEAD/DEAH box helicase: MDVGAFLQSIEHHQQYAGQISHVQQISERGGQFAEPRQPLHPALADLLRKQGVGQLYEHQVSALETARAGQDLVVVTGTASGKTLCYNLPILEACLHDPKSRALYLFPTKALAQDQLKGQLELLAGNEQVSNAIKPGVFDGDTPTAQRRRIKAESNLVLSNPDMLHASILPYHPKWNRFFGQLKYVVLDEVHTYRGILGAHVACVLRRLMRVCEHYGSRPVVLAASATIANPGELTSRLIGRDVQVIDNDGSPRGRKYFVLWNPSPLGRDQLARRSATDDAVWLMVEAMRAGGQALTFTRTRQAAELVNRYAQDSLRDQKSDLANRVRAYRGGYLPKERRQIEQDLFQGELRGVSATNALELGVDIGSLDVALLVNYPGTIASTWQQAGRSGRRHDESLAVLLAGNDPVDQYLLRHPTYFFEQSPEHAVVDPENSYVLANHLKAAAFELPLEESCAQRFGEAAPVIAEILCQSHELSQVAGKSYFAGGQNPAHQISLRHMSDETFSIILRRPKSNPRQVGLTMHDSQRQLDGPRDLGPGRDELDHANEVIANVDAISAPELIYPQAVYLHNGETYFIRELDLEGKVAYAERHEMDYYTQAVLESNVLITEQRTINESLPTATLAYGNVDVSWKTVAFKKIKFSTRENVGFGSVDIPAQNLPTTALWLVPDDQIRLQLKSERLRTSEGLCGMRNLAVEALPMIAMCDSRDISGVVDSKNLGKSSLILYDRYPGGLGYSEKGFHQIHALLELCHEMVAECECEEGCPSCVGLPNLRPAIHSDPDLVRGYPMPNKLATTRLLQLILTREGGLNTQQPVDLSTEMADSKT; the protein is encoded by the coding sequence ATGGACGTTGGCGCCTTCCTGCAATCGATCGAGCATCACCAGCAATACGCCGGTCAAATTAGTCATGTGCAACAAATCTCTGAACGCGGGGGTCAATTTGCTGAACCTCGCCAGCCGCTGCACCCAGCACTTGCCGATTTATTGCGCAAGCAGGGAGTGGGACAACTCTACGAGCATCAAGTATCGGCTCTGGAAACAGCCCGAGCAGGGCAGGATCTTGTGGTGGTGACGGGCACCGCCAGTGGAAAAACCCTTTGCTACAATCTGCCGATCCTGGAAGCGTGTCTGCACGATCCAAAATCTCGGGCCCTCTACCTGTTTCCGACCAAGGCTCTTGCGCAGGATCAGCTGAAAGGTCAACTTGAACTGCTCGCCGGCAACGAACAGGTCTCCAACGCGATCAAGCCGGGCGTCTTCGATGGTGATACCCCGACAGCTCAACGAAGACGCATCAAAGCCGAGTCGAACTTGGTCCTCTCAAACCCGGACATGCTGCACGCGTCGATCCTTCCCTACCACCCCAAGTGGAATCGTTTTTTCGGTCAACTCAAGTATGTAGTCCTTGATGAGGTGCACACCTATCGCGGCATTTTGGGTGCCCACGTTGCCTGCGTCCTGCGTCGTCTGATGCGTGTCTGCGAACATTACGGCAGCCGGCCAGTCGTTTTGGCTGCGAGTGCCACGATCGCTAATCCGGGTGAATTGACGTCACGATTAATTGGTCGTGACGTCCAAGTCATCGACAATGACGGATCCCCACGCGGTCGCAAATATTTCGTCCTGTGGAATCCGTCCCCCCTTGGACGTGATCAACTGGCAAGGCGCAGCGCGACCGACGACGCGGTGTGGCTCATGGTAGAAGCGATGCGAGCAGGCGGGCAAGCACTGACCTTTACCCGCACCCGACAGGCCGCCGAATTAGTCAATCGCTACGCTCAGGATTCGCTACGCGATCAGAAATCGGACTTGGCGAATCGGGTTCGAGCCTATCGCGGCGGTTACCTGCCCAAAGAACGTCGACAGATCGAGCAGGATCTTTTTCAAGGTGAATTGCGTGGTGTTTCGGCGACTAACGCATTGGAACTTGGTGTCGACATCGGATCGTTGGACGTGGCTTTGTTGGTCAATTACCCGGGCACGATTGCGAGCACATGGCAGCAAGCGGGACGTAGCGGGCGACGACACGATGAAAGTCTGGCAGTTTTGTTGGCAGGCAATGACCCGGTCGACCAATATTTATTGCGACACCCCACCTACTTTTTTGAGCAATCACCGGAGCACGCCGTGGTTGATCCGGAAAACAGTTATGTCTTGGCCAATCATCTGAAAGCTGCCGCCTTTGAACTACCACTGGAAGAAAGCTGCGCGCAGCGCTTCGGCGAAGCTGCGCCGGTCATTGCAGAAATACTTTGCCAATCACACGAACTGTCTCAGGTCGCCGGAAAGAGCTACTTCGCCGGTGGCCAAAATCCGGCCCATCAGATCAGCTTGCGTCATATGAGTGATGAAACATTCAGTATCATCCTCCGACGTCCCAAATCGAATCCGCGTCAAGTCGGACTGACCATGCACGACAGTCAACGTCAACTCGACGGACCTCGTGACTTAGGCCCCGGTCGTGACGAATTAGACCACGCTAACGAAGTGATCGCGAATGTTGACGCGATCAGTGCGCCAGAACTGATCTACCCTCAAGCTGTCTATCTTCACAATGGTGAAACCTATTTCATTCGCGAGCTCGATTTGGAAGGCAAAGTTGCCTATGCAGAGCGTCATGAAATGGACTACTACACACAAGCGGTGCTCGAAAGCAACGTATTGATCACCGAACAACGCACGATCAACGAGAGCTTACCGACCGCCACACTTGCTTATGGAAATGTTGATGTCAGTTGGAAAACGGTGGCGTTCAAAAAGATCAAGTTTTCAACTCGCGAAAATGTCGGCTTCGGATCGGTCGACATTCCAGCCCAGAATCTACCCACGACCGCATTATGGCTTGTTCCCGACGATCAGATTCGACTCCAACTCAAGTCAGAGCGTTTACGTACCAGCGAAGGATTATGCGGCATGCGCAATCTCGCCGTGGAAGCGCTGCCTATGATCGCCATGTGTGATAGTCGTGACATTAGCGGCGTAGTGGACAGCAAAAACCTCGGCAAGAGCAGTTTAATTCTCTATGACCGGTATCCAGGTGGACTGGGCTACAGCGAAAAAGGATTTCATCAGATTCACGCATTACTTGAACTTTGCCATGAAATGGTAGCCGAATGTGAGTGTGAAGAAGGCTGTCCAAGCTGTGTTGGCTTACCAAATCTGCGACCCGCGATTCACAGCGATCCCGATCTTGTGCGCGGATATCCAATGCCCAACAAACTGGCAACCACGCGCTTACTACAACTCATCCTGACACGCGAAGGCGGCTTGAACACGCAGCAACCCGTCGATCTTTCAACCGAAATGGCCGACTCGAAAACTTAA
- a CDS encoding 5-formyltetrahydrofolate cyclo-ligase — protein sequence MTTISELTDQKNRLRRQAYDARNAQENKDQISELAIRQFVDLAEYHAANTVMWYLDCRSELRTRHALPAALESSQRVVVPYCTVDDQGANKLGLWLLESMDELVVGKWKILEPPRDRWGEKGKEIDPKRLDLVMVPGVGFGRDGGRMGNGQGYYDRLLTQVRDDCPLVALCYESQLFENLVVGPHDVYMDKVVTEKAVYQGRGRTAL from the coding sequence ATGACTACTATCTCAGAATTGACCGACCAGAAGAATCGGCTACGCCGACAGGCGTATGACGCACGTAACGCACAGGAAAATAAGGATCAGATCAGCGAATTGGCGATTCGTCAGTTCGTCGATTTAGCGGAGTATCATGCTGCAAATACCGTGATGTGGTATTTGGACTGTCGCTCCGAATTGCGCACTCGGCACGCTTTGCCAGCGGCCCTTGAAAGCAGCCAACGTGTCGTCGTTCCCTATTGTACGGTTGACGACCAAGGTGCGAATAAGTTGGGGCTCTGGTTGTTGGAGAGCATGGATGAACTCGTGGTCGGTAAGTGGAAGATACTCGAACCTCCACGAGACCGATGGGGCGAAAAGGGCAAGGAGATCGATCCAAAGCGGCTTGATCTGGTGATGGTTCCCGGTGTGGGCTTCGGTCGTGATGGAGGTCGCATGGGAAATGGGCAAGGATATTACGATCGCCTGCTGACGCAGGTGCGCGATGACTGTCCTCTGGTGGCACTCTGTTACGAAAGCCAGTTGTTCGAAAACCTTGTTGTGGGGCCGCATGACGTCTACATGGACAAAGTCGTGACAGAAAAGGCGGTTTATCAAGGCCGTGGTCGCACAGCCCTGTGA